From the genome of Penaeus monodon isolate SGIC_2016 chromosome 16, NSTDA_Pmon_1, whole genome shotgun sequence, one region includes:
- the LOC119582652 gene encoding zwei Ig domain protein zig-8-like — MHRSVTMSSGQVEMLMMLLLVWAVMASDGITEEPTNTEGDFSIIIDAENPELSFDPPEAHQVASPGRVSATQPYIDPATPLQVKAYVGITASIPCIVNNLGQRSVSWVRHRDIHVLTVGRFTFTNDDRFVALHEDGSNAWILSLRSPTTNDSGIYECQINTKPTLSQMITLDVVEPQAIITAGRELYVDAGSSLSLTCQIVNAPAAPEFLLWYHEQQVANYVEHVHVDTNHVNGTTTSTLVLDEARVHNSGKYTCSASNAREASIMVHVLSGEEPRAMQTNGAGMELLPLPPSPLPFLLTGLCWLLLLPLLLPVSAAAFPSAFAVVVTLEMIYIIPKLVI, encoded by the exons CTGTGATGGCATCGGATGGCATAACAGAGGAGCCAACCAACACAGAGGGGGATTTCAGCATCATAATCGACGCCGAGAACCCCGAGTTGAGTTTCGACCCCCCAGAGGCTCACCAGGTGGCGTCCCCAGGGAGGGTATCGGCCACGCAGCCTTACATAGACCCTGCTACGCCTCTGCAGGTGAAGGCGTACGTGGGAATCACCGCTTCCATACCCTGCATTGTCAACAACCTTGGACAACGCTCA gtaTCCTGGGTCCGCCACCGCGACATCCACGTCCTGACGGTGGGCCGCTTCACCTTCACCAACGATGACCGCTTCGTCGCTCTCCACGAGGACGGCAGCAACGCCTGGATACTCAGCCTCAG GTCGCCAACCACTAATGACTCGGGGATATACGAGTGCCAGATCAACACCAAACCAACGCTCTCCCAGATGATAACACTCGACGTGGTGG AACCTCAAGCAATAATCACAGCGGGTCGAGAGTTGTACGTGGATGCCGGTTCATCTCTGAGCCTCACCTGCCAGATCGTCAACGCCCCAGCTGCTCCCGAGTTCCTTCTCTGGTACCACGAACAGCAG GTAGCTAATTATGTAGAACACGTGCACGTCGACACAAACCACGTGAATGGGACTACAACCAGTACTCTCGTGCTGGACGAAGCACGTGTGCACAACTCTGGGAAGTACACGTGCAGCGCCTCCAATGCACGGGAGGCTTCCATCATGGTGCACGTACTCAGCG GGGAGGAGCCGAGAGCGATGCAGACCAACGGCGCCGGGATGGagctcctgcccctccccccctcccccctccccttcctgctgACGGGACTCTGCTGGCTGCTCCTGCTTCCCCTTCTGCTGCCTGTGTCTGCTGCTGCCTTCCCCTCCGCCTTCGCTGTGGTCGTGACTTTAGAGATGATTTATATTATCCCAAAACTTGTAATATAA